One Periophthalmus magnuspinnatus isolate fPerMag1 chromosome 8, fPerMag1.2.pri, whole genome shotgun sequence genomic window carries:
- the e4f1 gene encoding LOW QUALITY PROTEIN: transcription factor E4F1 (The sequence of the model RefSeq protein was modified relative to this genomic sequence to represent the inferred CDS: deleted 1 base in 1 codon), with protein MSVKNDNTAETETEETKNGNETITIHTSLGDEDEDVHKCGRCQAEFSTLDAFIQHKLHKNCKRETGNQVAESNGSFPNVKTLENDNSLGRGQRRKRPSHKATNQSHRTDRSPSDSGAETDKNDYTVNTDGRYLCGVCEKTFKTLNILRTHLKTHTDEKNFKCELCNTSFRTKGSLIRHNRRHTDERPYRCNLCGQSFRESGALTRHLKSLTPCTEKIRFVQYKEILVSKDGARKGVDTDCDSTAEPQEMIVVQQQPSEENENEDVGTQTAVVNVVEMGSQEVLHQVHITMAVDEATQEQQVMVEQAQAEALAAAAAAGDSLICQAIINSGIALETEETVVEETSEEPEGITKVISVCPETAENITEIHVKDELMDVDVEETEDGEGDGEVNKSKLHKCPHCDRTFKGINYLRFHVKGHLGYKPFKCTICQKDFLSGYLLKKHMEVHVSERRYKCGECGKLYKTIGHVREHMRAHSDERPYHCNKCDRGYKTKNALQVHQRTHGDEKPFVCQYCTRSFREKGSLVRHIRHHTGEKPYKCPKCGRGFAEHGTLNRHMRAKGGCQKEDSSEQQATAALISEDPHAVLVEFSSVVADTQEYIIKTQNDEVQGEQIAVIQDDQSEVGSHIMKVVQQIVSQSHGAGTGSPQIIVRNAGANEEGLSISDCGDTITIATPESLTEQVAMTLASAINDGTLLGTTGTVETPEGTVTVVTTQQDIEEGVQMVQQQQQEEYVLTPEVEIQTFVV; from the exons ATGAGTGTAAAAAATGATAATACGGCAGAAACAGAGACGGAGGAAACGAAAAACGGCAATGAGACGATCACCATTCACACCAGTCTCGGAGATGAGG ATGAAGACGTACACAAATGTGGCCGCTGTCAAGCCGAGTTTTCCACTCTGGATGCTTTCATTCAGCACAAGTTACACAAGAATTGCAAACGGGAAACCGGCAACCAA GTCGCTGAATCTAATGGAAGTTTTCCAAACGTGAAAACACTTGAAA ATGATAACAGCTTGGGTCGAGGTCAAAGAAGGAAAAGACCTTCACATAAAGCCACCAACCAGTCACATCGGACAGATAGATCCCCATCTGACAGTGGTGCTGAGACTGACAAAAATGATTACACTGTCAACACTGACGGGCGCTAtttatgtggtgtgtgtgagaagACATTCAAAACT CTCAACATCTTGAGAACCCActtgaaaacacacacagatgagaAAAACTTTAAATGTGAATTATGCAACACCTCTTTTAGAACTAAAGGTTCCCTAATTCGACATAATCGGCGCCATACAG atgAACGACCTTATCGGTGTAACTTGTGTGGTCAGTCCTTTAGAGAATCCGGGGCTCTCACAAGACATCTAAAGTCTCTTACTCCTTGCACAGAAAAGATTCGCTTTGTTCAATATAAGGAAATACTTGTCAGCAAAGATGGTGCACGCAAAG GAGTGGATACTGACTGCGACTCAACAGCTGAACCTCAAGAAATGATTGTAGTGCAACAGCAGCCAAGTGAGGAGAATGAGAATGAGGATGTAGGGACGCAGACAGCTGTGGTCAATGTGGTTGAAATGGGATCCCAGGAAGTCCTTCATCAGGTTCACATCACTATGGCCGTTGATGAAGCGACTCAAGAACAACAg GTTATGGTTGAGCAGGCGCAAGCGGAAGCATTagcggcagcagcagcggcaGGTGACAGCCTCATCTGTCAGGCAATCATAAACTCTGGCATTGCTCTGGAAACTGAAGAAACAGTGGTAGAAGAGACTTCAGAGGAGCCGGAGGGAATAACTAAAGTCATCTCTGTCTGCCCTGAAACTGCAGAGAATATTACAGAGATCCATGTCAAAGATGAACTAATGGATGTGGATGTTGaa GAGACagaagatggagagggggatggagaaGTTAACAAATCTAAACTACATAAATGTCCTCATTGTGACCGTACTTTTAAGGGAATTAACTACCTCCGCTTTCATGTTAAGGGTCATTTGG GGTATAAGCCTTTCAAGTGCACCATCTGCCAGAAAGATTTTTTGTCTGgttatttactg aaaaaacacatggagGTCCATGTTAGTGAAAGACGGTACAAGTGTGGGGAGTGTGGGAAGCTCTACAAAACCATTGGACATGTTCGAGAGCACATGAGGGCTCATTCAGATGAAAGACCTTACCACTGCAACAAATGTGACAGAGGTTATAAGACCAAg AATGCCTTGCAAGTGCACCAGCGGACCCATGGGGATGAGAAACCATTTGTTTGTCAGTACTGCACGAGAAGTTTCAGAGAAAAGGGTTCTTTGGTACGACACATACGACATCACACTGGAGAAAAGCCATACAAGTGTCCCAAATGCGGTCGTGGCTTTGCTGAACATGGGACCCTCAATCGCCACATGCGTGCTAAAG GGGGCTGCCAAAAAGAGGATTCCAGTGAGCAGCAGGCCACAGCAGCTCTTATCTCAGAAGACCCTCATGCGGTCCTGGTGGAGTTCTCCTCTGTTGTGGCAGACACACAGGAGTATATTATCAAG ACTCAAAATGATGAAGTACAAGGAGAGCAAATTGCTGTTATTCAGGATGACCAGAGTGAG GTGGGTAGCCATATCATGAAAGTAGTACAGCAGATTGTCAGCCAGTCACATGGAGCGGGCACAGGCAGTCCTCAGATCATTGTACGTAATGCGGGGGCCAATGAGGAGGGGCTGTCCATCTCTGACTGTGGTGACACTATTACCATCGCTACCCCTGAGAGCCTGACGGAGCAAGTAGCCATGACTCTAGCCTCTGCTATTAATGATGGAACGCTCCTAGGAACCACTGGCACCGTGGAGACACCAGAGGGGACAGTCACTGTGGTGACCACACAGCAGGATATTGAGGAGGGGGTTCAGATGGTccagcagcaacaacaagagGAGTACGTGCTAACCCCAGAAGTCGAAATACAGACTTTTGTTGTTTGA
- the slc5a11 gene encoding LOW QUALITY PROTEIN: sodium/myo-inositol cotransporter 2 (The sequence of the model RefSeq protein was modified relative to this genomic sequence to represent the inferred CDS: deleted 2 bases in 1 codon), which translates to MKQVNMAPSPSPPPLKSSLVTLDIVVLVVYFLLVLAVGFWSMWRTKRSTVDGYFLAGKSMTWWPVGASLFASNIGSGHFIGLAGSGAAAGIGAIAYEWNGMFMVLLLGWVFLPIYLASGVTTMPEYLQKRFGGRRTQLLIAVLYLFIYIFTKISVDMYAGALFIQLALQWNIYLSVVLLLSITAVYTVAGGLAAVIYTDAAQTMIMLAGALTLMCYSFAEVGGWNALMEGYADAIPSVRVPNTTCGIPRDDAFQLFRDPVTSDLPWPGVLIGMSIPSMWYWCSDQVIVQRSLAAKTLTHAKGGSLLAVYLKIIPFFAVMLPGMISRILYTDDVACADPDLCKQICGNPVGCTDTAYARLVMELLPAGLRGLMMAVMIAALMSSLTSIFNSASTIFTMDLWKTFRSRASEWELMIVGRVFVLVLVGVSVLWIPVVQASQGGQLFIYIQSISTYLQPPVSIVFIMGCFCKRTNEKGAFWGLALGLLIGCIRMLLDFIYPQPQCYQADDRPGVLKYVHYLYFSMLLSAITLIVVVAVSLVTEKPRPEQISRLTWFTRSDPVETKGQVDHSSNRAEATINQTQEKEPGSNRVSFERRASMTSSVRVHQSKLLSALYWLCGMERRQEEDSSPPPPPPVQPACSLEEKATLKMVVNVNLIICLTVTVFIIGYWA; encoded by the exons ATGAAGCAAGTCAACATGGCCCCCTCTCCATCGCCTCCTCCACTGAAATCATCACTTGTTACTTTGGATATTGTGGTCCTAGTTGTTTACTTCTTGCTTGTGTTGGCTGTTGGATTCTGG TCTATGTGGAGAACAAAACGCAGCACAGTGGATGGATACTTTTTGGCTGGGAAGAGCATGACCTGGTGGCCC GTGGGCGCTTCTCTCTTTGCCAGTAACATTGGCAGTGGTCACTTCATTGGTCTGGCAGGGTCAGGAGCTGCTGCAGGGATTGGAGCCATTGCATATGAATGGAAT GGCATGTTCATGGTTTTGCTGCTGGGATGGGTCTTCCTACCTATTTATCTTGCTTCTGGG gttaccACAATGCCTGAGTATTTACAAAAACGCTTTGGTGGCAGAAGAACGCAGTTACTGATAGCTGTcttatacttatttatttacatcttCACAAAGATCTCA GTGGATATGTATGCTGGTGCTTTGTTCATTCAGCTTGCATTGCAGTGGAATATTTACCTTTCGGTTGTGCTGCTCCTTTCAATAACAGCTGTATACACAGTAGCag GTGGTTTGGCTGCAGTTATCTACACAGACGCAGCTCAGACTATGATCATGTTAGCGGGGGCATTGACACTCATGTGCTACA gTTTTGCAGAAGTTGGAGGCTGGAACGCTCTAATGGAGGGATATGCTGATGCCATTCCCTCTGTACGTGTGCCCAACACAACCTGTGGCATCCCCCGAGATGACGCTTTTCAATTGTTCAGAGACccagtgacctctgacctcccctGGCCTGGGGTGCTCATTGGCATGTCTATCCCCTCCATGTGGTACTGGTGCTCTGATCAG GTGATTGTGCAGCGCTCACTCGCAGCTAAGACTTTGACCCATGCAAAAGGAGGCTCCCTTTTGGCTGTGTACCTCAAAATCATACCTTTTTTTGCTGTGATGTTACCAGGAATGATCAGCAGAATCTTATATACAG ATGATGTGGCTTGTGCAGACCCTGATTTGTGTAAACAGATTTGTGGAAACCCAGTGGGTTGTACAGACACTGCTTATGCCAGGCTGGTCATGGAGCTGCTGCCGGCAG GTCTGCGTGGTCTGATGATGGCTGTTATGATTGCTGCTCTCATGTCCTCCCTCACATCCATCTTCAACAGTGCCAGCACCATTTTTACCATGGATCTATGGAAGACTTTTAGGTCCAGGGCATCAGAGTGGGAGCTCATGATTGTTGGCAG AGTCTTTGTGCTGGTTCTTGTGGGGGTGTCTGTGTTGTGGATACCTGTGGTCCAGGCCAGTCAGGGGGGGCAACTATTTATCTATATTCAGTCTATCAGCACCTACCTGCAGCCTCCCGTTTCCATAGTATTCATCATGGGCTGTTTTTGTAAGAGGACCAATGAAAAG GGTGCATTTTGGGGGCTGGCTCTGGGTCTGCTGATTGGCTGTATACGGATGTTGTTGGATTTCATCTATCCCCAACCGCAGTGTTATCAAGCAGACGACAGGCCTGGAGTGTTAAAATATGTGCATTATCTGTACTTCTCCATGTTGCTGTCTGCCATTACTCTGATTGTGGTGGTGGCCGTCAGTCTGGTGACAGAGAAGCCAAGACCAGAACAG ATATCTCGCCTCACCTGGTTCACAAGGTCAGACCCTGTAGAGACTAAAGGGCAGGTGGACCATAGCAGTAACAGGGCAGAGGCGACGATCAATCAGACACAAGAAAAAGAGCCAGGCAGCAACAGAGTATCATTTGAACGCAGGG CCTCCATGACGTCTTCAGTTAGAGTGCATCAATCAAAGCTGCTGTCTGCCCTCTACTGGCTCTGTGGGATGGAGAGAcgacaggaggaggacagcagtcctcctcctcctcctcctgtacaACCCGCTTGTTCACTGGAGGAAAAAGCCACA CTCAAAATGGTTGTTAATGTCAACCTCATCATTTGTTTAACTGTAACGGTTTTTATTATTGGCTACTGGGCATGA
- the grid2ipa gene encoding delphilin yields the protein MRRFLSRKGRFSLRQSVKSGTRSASKDFFLGLPPTNQNWPEAFGFRLGGTGPSYILSVVEGSSAYLAGLQPGDQVVDIEGQDVTNLSTPALIALAQTLKTVPPSIGVVSRIKQIDISPGPDGRFGFTIVGDSPLMVEECAPTGPAGLCGLKVGDYVLEVNGIPVKHHETAAAMIKAAQGRPLRLGVLSMARRPKRLSSSMRVVSQSGDSVRDSRAHKAMEFNKKVEEVLGEEADVKEHLFEVLKQYAADRDVESLAEALPEILITEEHQQLIDSVRIFIPKKHRERFDEVVSQNLMSRIKGRSFSDPSRSHLRRSRSEDHPDRLLVSTRASSVPRTHAEEGAAPPTRGVRKTTSLIAGHSSSSTNCRTVRVCKGNMSFGFTLRGHAPVWIDSVISGSPADKAGLKPGDRILFLNGLDMRTSSHEKVVSMLQGSGAMPTLVVEEGPANFALSEPDLAGGSGPTERSRSPALSSLQWVAEILPPSIRVQGRTFGQQLEHLLTIQERYTICKALENFFQHRNVDTLIVDVFPVLDTPAKQVIWQFVYQLLTYEEQEHCQNKISRFLGYKAPVPPPPPPPPPDPESEAAPEPQRRSSSMRVTGNTYKSSVRGRSSDDLVIGTHLGMGMRAEPVPETGMRLAPGERQSGDGTSLPETPNNLTNLSAVYAELENMYSSKRSKSLKSRPPPAPESVLELDRQSCTASPLSHANTGSAPPPSSWSEPLSSSPPSHFYPGGITSQTSAESNPYICLDSPLPSPPEPNDFPSSPPPQRHNKRRYTFSKPPRSEDTDRFLDALSEQLGQKVAIVDDFLNPDNDYEEDVVQMGFPDEEEDEDVNEEVGGDEEENGGFVAPEMSSPSDVQSSSGEEHMSSLTYSSSSDQIPPPPMSPPPPPPVQFNDLPPPPPPTQSQRQPPPPPPPSSQQQQQQPQVSFTPDQSPRSYVPIRRKSGPPPPPPPRSNPPPKRHSLHKVLPTREEMQARATIQELKAYQERQAYGEQQAFKKRQEEQKAYKERQAYEEQKAFEEQQLLQEQQAYQEKRFKERQAYEQQKEYEEQRAYEEQQLYQETQAYERRQQRAYEKVYQEQRAYEEQQAYEEQQMHQIYQSHHSMPAQPTQKVPSPLPLQQLHQSLPPLPTPPDPLMHRSNHQLYMMRQQQQQQQSYLMHRRQSRSAPPPNPPAPQPMGHQQTGQGQYQEGIYQSHQGGLRAPPHHSSTEMLHQMHPAQAHHSSIEMLHQMQQLSQSHHSPAEVFQQMQHTHYPSQNEILHQMHKAKVHHSSAELLHQPHHSSTELLHQAPLKHHGLSHHGSSELLHQSDPHMPSSHISRDSHSHQSRRSMKGHHQSQAAPSQVQQQHPQPTKPSPQRPHSIQQTHHQIQNICHMTPQALPQDYPHQIHVIHPPQQQPHRPQPMLSTFQPLQPTPPPLSLSTFQPLNNQIARPQSQPSHHLLHSQPPPPPPPPAHHHKQQQQQLQSNAQQPQSLPHSLSDPKHLEPPAPPPLPPPCSPPPLPRPSLSRMDSHHLSVKRLRWEQVENSEGTIWGQLGASSDYDKLHDMVKYLDLELHFGQQKNPAPGPEATPQPETTKKKDVIEILSQKKAYNVSILIAHLKLSPGELRQVLLRMTSDRLETSHIKQLLLYAPDADEVHKYEEYRQEPGKLSEPDQFVLQMLSVPEYKTRLQCLLFKNTLQEKTEELRGAYDCIYKASMELKTSKKLAKILEFVLAMGNYLNNSQPKSNKTTGFKINFLTELSTTKTVDGKSTFLHILVKSLCQHFPEVLDFSKDLTMVPLAAKVNQRSLTSDLNDLHSTIQDIRTSCQKMPATAEDRFAVVMSNFLENSHPALQSLESLQQRSMEEFVKTASYFGEDGKTTSTEAFFAIFAEFISKFERALSDQQAAENSKSPRSMTSPLGW from the exons ATGAGGCGTTTCCTAAGCAGAAAGGGCCGCTTCTCCCTGCGCCAGAGCGTTAAGTCTGGAACCCGTAGTGCCTCCAAAGATTTTT TTCTGGGCCTCCCACCAACCAATCAGAACTGGCCTGAAGCGTTTGGTTTCCGACTTGGTGGTACTGGGCCAAGTTACATCTTATCAGTGGTGGAGGGCAGCAGTGCCTACCTGGCGGGCCTACAGCCAGGGGACCAAGTTGTGGATATAGAGGGGCAGGATGTGACCAACCTGAGCACACCAGCGCTCATCGCTTTGGCTCAAACGCTGAAAACAGTACCTCCAAGTATTGGAGTAGTGTCAAGGATTAAACAG atTGACATCAGTCCAGGCCCTGATGGTCGTTTTGGCTTCACTATTGTGGGAGATAGCCCCCTCATGGTAGAGGAGTGTGCCCCCACTGGCCCAGCTGGTCTCTGTGGTCTCAAAGTTGGAGACTATGTCTTGGAGGTCAACGGCATCCCAGTGAAACACCATGAAACTGCAGCGGCCATGATCAAAGCTGCCCAGGGCCGGCCTCTGCGTCTGGGTGTGCTCAGTATGGCCCGCCGACCCAAGCGCCTCAGTAGCAGCATGAGAGTGGTGTCCCAGAGCGGAGACAGTGTGAGGGACAGCCGAGCGCATAAAGCTATGGAGTTTAATAAAAAG GTGGAGGAGGTGTTGGGAGAGGAGGCAGATGTGAAGGAGCACTTGTTTGAGGTACTCAAGCAGTACGCAGCCGACAGAGATGTGGAGAGTTTGGCTGAAGCTCTGCCAGAGATCCTCATCACAGAGGAGCACCAACAGCTCATCGACAGCGTCAG GATCTTCATCCCTAAGAAGCACAGAGAGCGCTTTGATGAGGTTGTTTCCCAAAACCTGATGAGCCGAATCAAGGGCCGCAGCTTCAGTGACCCCAGCCGCAGCCACCTTCGCCGCAGCCGAAGCGAGGACCATCCAGATCGCCTCCTAGTCTCGACCCGGGCCAGTTCAGTGCCTCGGACCCACGCAGAGGAAGGTGCAGCCCCTCCCACCAGAGGCGTGAGGAAGACTACCTCTCTCATTGCTGGACACTCCAGCTCCTCGACAAATTGCAG GACTGTCAGAGTGTGCAAAGGTAACATGAGTTTTGGCTTCACTCTTCGAGGACATGCTCCAGTCTGGATTGACTCTGTCATTTCTG GAAGTCCAGCTGATAAGGCAGGTCTAAAACCTGGAGATCGTATCCTGTTTCTGAATGGACTGGACATgcg GACATCCTCCCATGAAAAGGTGGTTTCCATGCTTCAGGGAAGTGGTGCTATGCCTACTCTGGTGGTGGAAGAGGGTCCGGCTAACTTTGCTCTGTCAGAGCCAGACTTAGCTGGTGGCAGTGGTCCCACAGAGCGCTCCCGCTCTCCTGCACTCAGCTCACTGCAGTGGGTTGCAGAGATCCTCCCTCCCAGTATCCGTGTTCAGGGACGGACTTTTGGACAGCAGCTGGAGCACCTTCTGACCATTCAGGAGCGCTACACCATCTGCAAAGCTCTGGAGAACTTCTTCCAACACAG GAATGTTGACACTCTGATTGTGGACGTCTTTCCAGTGTTAGACACCCCTGCCAAGCAGGTTATCTGGCAGTTTGTCTATCAGTTGTTGACTTATGAAGAACAGGAACACTGCCAGAACAAGATCTCACGTTTCCTGGGATATAAAGCCCCAG tcccccctcctccccccccccctcctcctgacCCTGAGTCTGAGGCAGCCCCTGAGCCTCAGCGACGCAGCAGCTCCATGAGAGTGACGGGAAACACATACAAGAGCAGTGTGAGAGGGCGCAGCTCCGACGACCTGGTTATTGGCACCCACCTGGGAATGG GCATGCGTGCCGAGCCAGTGCCCGAGACGGGCATGAGGCTGGCTCCAGGAGAAAGACAGTCAGGTGATGGCACTTCTCTTCCTGAGACCCCCAACAACCTCACAAAT TTGTCAGCTGTGTATGCTGAACTAGAGAACATGTACTCATCCAAGAGATCCAAGTCTTTGAAAAGCCGCCCTCCTCCTGCACCAGAGAGCGTACTTGAACTGGACCGTCAGTCCTGCACAGCATCTCCTCTGAGTCATGCCAACACAG gaagtgctccaccacCTTCCTCCTGGTCTGAGCCTCTGTCCAGTTCCCCTCCATCCCATTTCTACCCTGGGGGAATAACCAGCCAGACCAGTGCTGAGTCCAACCCTTACATCTGTCTGGACAGCCCCCTGCCATCACCTCCAGAACCCAATGATTTCCCATCCAGCCCCCCTCCCCAACGACACAACAAGAGGCGCTACACGTTCTCCAAGCCCCCCCGCTCGGAGGACACTGACCGCTTCCTGGATGCTCTGAGTGAACAGCTGGGACAGAAGGTGGCCATTGTTGATGACTTCCTGAACCCTGACAATGACTATGAAGAG GATGTTGTGCAGATGGGATTTccggatgaggaggaggatgaagatgtCAATGAAGAGGTGGGAGGTGACGAGGAGGAAAATGGCGGCTTTGTGGCTCCAGAGATGAGCAGCCCAAGTGATGTTCAGAGCAGCAGTGGTGAAGAGCACATGTCCTCTCTCAcctactcttcctcctctgaccagattcctcctcctcccatgagcccccctccccctcctcctgtccAATTCAATGACCTACCCCCACCTCCTCCGCCCACACAATCCCAACgccaaccaccaccaccaccaccaccatcatcacaacagcagcagcagcagccacagGTGAGCTTCACCCCAGACCAGTCGCCAAGGTCTTACGTCCCAATACGTCGCAAATCGggtccaccccctcctcctccacctcgtAGCAACCCCCCGCCAAAACGCCACTCTCTTCACAAAGTCCTCCCGACAAGAGAAGAGATGCAGGCCCGTGCCACCATCCAGGAGCTAAAAGCCTACCAAGAACGGCAAGCATATGGGGAGCAGCAAGCATTCAAGAAAAGACAGGAGGAGCAAAAGGCATATAAAGAAAGACAGGCATACGAAGAACAGAAGGCTTTTGAGGAGCAACAACTTCTTCAAGAGCAGCAGGCCTACCAGGAGAAACGTTTCAAGGAGAGGCAAGCCTATGAGCAGCAGAAGGAatatgaggagcagagagcataTGAAGAGCAACAACTGTATCAAGAGACACAAGCGTACGAGAGGAGGCAGCAAAGGGCATATGAGAAAGTCTATCAGGAGCAGAGAGCTTACGAAGAGCAACAGGCCTATGAAGAGCAACAGATGCATCAGATCTACCAGAGCCACCACTCTATGCCTGCCCAGCCCACACAGAAAGTcccctcccctctacccctCCAGCAGCTGCACCAGTCTCTACCTCCTCTGCCAACTCCACCTGACCCCCTGATGCATCGCTCCAACCATCAGCTCTACATGATgcgacaacagcagcagcagcagcagagttaCCTCATGCACAGAAGACAGTCCCGCTCCGCACCACCCCCAAACCCACCAGCCCCTCAGCCCATGGGACATCAGCAAACGGGACAGGGGCAGTACCAGGAGGGCATTTACCAGAGCCACCAAGGTGGGCTGAGGGCACCACCGCACCACTCCTCCACAGAGATGCTCCACCAGATGCACCCGGCCCAGGCACACCACTCCTCCATAGAGATGCTTCACCAGATGCAGCAGCTATCCCAAAGTCACCACTCGCCCGCTGAG GTCTTCCAGCAGATGCAGCACACTCACTATCCCTCACAAAATGAGATTCTTCACCAAATGCACAAAGCCAAGGTCCACCACTCGTCCGCTGAACTGCTGCATCAGCCCCACCACTCCTCCACAGAACTACTGCACCAGGCCCCACTCAAACACCATGGGTTGTCCCACCATGGCTCCTCTGAGCTGCTCCACCAATCAGACCCACACATGCCCTCCTCCCACATAAGCCGGGACAGCCACTCACATCAGAGCCGACGCAGTATGAAAGGGCATCACCAGAGTCAAGCTGCACCTTCACAAGTACAGCAGCAGCATCCCCAGCCCACAAAACCGTCCCCTCAGAGACCTCACTCTATCCAGCAAACACATCACCAGATCCAGAACATCTGTCACATGACCCCACAGGCTTTACCCCAGGATTACCCACACCAAATCCACGTCATCCACCCACCTCAGCAACAACCGCACAGACCCCAGCCAATGCTTTCCACATTTCAACCCTTGCAACCAACAccgccccctctgtccctctccacCTTTCAGCCCCTGAACAATCAGATAGCCCGGCCACAGTCCCAGCCCTCTCATCACCTGCTCCACTCCCAGCCTCCacctccgccccctcctccagCCCACCATCAcaagcagcaacagcagcagctccagAGTAACGCTCAGCAGCCCCAGTCTCTGCCCCACTCACTGTCCGATCCAAAGCACCTTGAACCACCTGCCCCCCCCCCACTcccccctccctgctccccccCACCACTGCCCCGACCCAGTCTATCCCGGATGGACTCTCATCATCTGAGCGTCAAGAGGCTACGCTGGGAGCAGGTGGAAAACTCTGAGGGAACCATCTGGGGACAG TTGGGGGCAAGTTCAGACTATGACAAACTGCACGACATGGTAAAGTATCTGGATCTAGAGCTTCACTTTGGACAACAGAAGAACCCAG CACCAGGACCAGAGGCTACACCTCAGCCAGAAACCACAAAAAAGAAAGACGTGATTGAAATTTTATCCCAAAAAAAAGCATACAATGTCT CAATCCTTATTGCGCACCTGAAGCTGTCCCCTGGAGAGCTGCGGCAGGTGCTGCTGAGGATGACCTCTGACCGTCTGGAGACATCCCACATCAAACAGCTGCTTCTGTACGCACCTGACGCAGATGAGGTGCACAAGTATGAGGAGTACAGGCAGGAGCCTGGCAAACTCAGTGAGCCCGACCAGTTTGTCCTCCAG ATGTTATCAGTGCCCGAGTACAAAACACGTCTGCAGTGTCTCCTCTTCAAGAACACCTTACAGGAGAAGACCGAAGAACTAAGAGGAGCGTATGATTGTATTTATAAGGCTTCTATGGAGCTGAAGACCAGCAAGAAACTTGCTAAGATACTAGAG TTTGTGTTAGCTATGGGAAATTACCTAAATAACAGCCAACCTAAATCCAACAAGACGACCGGCTTCAAGATAAATTTTCTTACTGAG CTGAGTACCACCAAAACAGTTGATGGGAAATCTACATTTCTGCACATACTTGTTAAGTCATTGTGTCAACACTTTCCTGAAGTGTTGGATTTTTCCAAAGATCTTACTATGGTCCCACTTGCAGCAAAAG taAACCAAAGGAGTCTTACATCAGACCTGAACGACCTCCATTCCACTATTCAGGACATCCGCACATCATGTCAGAAGATGCCCGCTACTGCTGAGGACCGTTTTGCAGTGGTCATGAGC AACTTTCTTGAGAACAGTCATCCAGCTCTACAGTCACTTGAGTCATTACAACAGAGATCTATGGAGGAGTTTGTCAAAACAGCCTCTTACTTTGGAGAGGATGGGAAAACCACCAGCACTGAGGCTTTCTTTGCCATCTTTGCTGAATTCATATCCAAGTTTGAG AGAGCTCTAAGTGATCAGCAGGCAGCAGAAAACTCCAAAAGTCCCAGGAGCATGACATCGCCACTGGGCTGGTAA